A genomic region of Castor canadensis chromosome 16, mCasCan1.hap1v2, whole genome shotgun sequence contains the following coding sequences:
- the Rmnd5b gene encoding E3 ubiquitin-protein transferase RMND5B isoform X2, with protein MSQCCRKIKDTVQKLASDHKDIHSSVSRVGKAIDRNFDSEICGVVSDAVWDSREKQQQILQMAIVEHLYQQGMLSVAEELCQESTLNVDLDFKQPFLELNRILEALHEQDLGPALEWAVSHRQRLLELNSSLEFKLHRLHFIRLLAGGPEKQLEALSYARHFQPFARLHQREIQVMMGSLVYLRLGLEKSPYCHLLDNSHWAEICETFTRDACSLLGLSVESPLSVSFASGCVALPVLMNIKAVIEQRQCTGVWSHKDELPIEIELGMKCWYHSVFACPILRQQTSDSNPPIKLICGHVISRDALNKLINGGKLKCPYCPMEQNPADGKRIIF; from the exons ATGTCCCAGTGCTGCCGGAAGATCAAAGACACTGTCCAGAAACTGGCTTCAGACCACAAGGACATTCATAGCAGTGTGTCTCGAGTAGGGAAAGCTATTGACAGG AACTTTGACTCTGAGATTTGCGGTGTAGTCTCGGATGCAGTGTGGGACTCTCGGGAGAAGCAGCAGCAGATTTTGCAGATGGCTATTGTAGAGCACCTCTACCAGCAGGGCATGCTCAGCGTTGCCGAAGAGCTGTGTCAG GAATCAACACTGAATGTGGACTTGGATTTCAAGCAGCCCTTCTTGGAGTTGAATCGGATCTTGGAAGCGCTGCATGAACAAGACTTGGGGCCTGCACTGGA ATGGGCTGTCTCCCACCGGCAGCGCCTGCTAGAGCTCAATAGCTCCCTTGAGTTCAAGCTGCACCGCCTGCACTTCATCCGCCTCCTGGCAGGTGGCCCTGAAAAGCAGCTGGAGGCCCTCAGCTATGCCCGGCACTTCCAGCCCTTTGCTCGTCTGCATCAGCGGG AGATCCAGGTGATGATGGGCAGCCTGGTATACCTGCGGCTGGGCTTGGAGAAGTCACCCTACTGCCACCTCCTGGACAACAGCCACTGGGCGGAGATCTGTGAGACCTTTACTCGTGATGCTTGTTCTCTGCTGGGACTTTCAGTGGAGTCCCCTCTCAGTGTCAG CTTTGCTTCTGGTTGTGTGGCACTGCCCGTGCTGATGAACATCAAAGCTGTGATTGAGCAGAGGCAGTGCACTGGGGTCTGGAGTCACAAGGACGAGCTGCCG ATTGAAATTGAACTAGGCATGAAGTGCTGGTACCACTCAGTGTTCGCTTGCCCCATCCTCCGCCAGCAGACTTCAGATTCCAACCCTCCCATCAAGCTCATCTGCGGCCACGTCATTTCTCGAGATGCACTCAACAAGCTGATTAATGGGGGGAA GCTGAAGTGTCCCTACTGCCCCATGGAGCAGAACCCAGCTGATGGGAAACGCATCATATTCTGA
- the Rmnd5b gene encoding E3 ubiquitin-protein transferase RMND5B isoform X1, protein MEQCACVERELDKVLQKFLTYGQHCEQSLEELLHYVGQLRAELASAALQGTPLSATLSLVMSQCCRKIKDTVQKLASDHKDIHSSVSRVGKAIDRNFDSEICGVVSDAVWDSREKQQQILQMAIVEHLYQQGMLSVAEELCQESTLNVDLDFKQPFLELNRILEALHEQDLGPALEWAVSHRQRLLELNSSLEFKLHRLHFIRLLAGGPEKQLEALSYARHFQPFARLHQREIQVMMGSLVYLRLGLEKSPYCHLLDNSHWAEICETFTRDACSLLGLSVESPLSVSFASGCVALPVLMNIKAVIEQRQCTGVWSHKDELPIEIELGMKCWYHSVFACPILRQQTSDSNPPIKLICGHVISRDALNKLINGGKLKCPYCPMEQNPADGKRIIF, encoded by the exons atggAGCAGTGTGCGTGCGTGGAGAGAGAGCTGGACAAGGTGCTGCAGAAGTTCCTGACCTATGGGCAGCACTGCGAGCAGAGCCTTGAGGAGCTGCTGCACTATGTGGGCCAGCTGCGGGCTGAGCTGGCCAGTGCAG CTCTCCAGGGGACCCCTCTCTCAGCCACTCTTTCCCTGGTGATGTCCCAGTGCTGCCGGAAGATCAAAGACACTGTCCAGAAACTGGCTTCAGACCACAAGGACATTCATAGCAGTGTGTCTCGAGTAGGGAAAGCTATTGACAGG AACTTTGACTCTGAGATTTGCGGTGTAGTCTCGGATGCAGTGTGGGACTCTCGGGAGAAGCAGCAGCAGATTTTGCAGATGGCTATTGTAGAGCACCTCTACCAGCAGGGCATGCTCAGCGTTGCCGAAGAGCTGTGTCAG GAATCAACACTGAATGTGGACTTGGATTTCAAGCAGCCCTTCTTGGAGTTGAATCGGATCTTGGAAGCGCTGCATGAACAAGACTTGGGGCCTGCACTGGA ATGGGCTGTCTCCCACCGGCAGCGCCTGCTAGAGCTCAATAGCTCCCTTGAGTTCAAGCTGCACCGCCTGCACTTCATCCGCCTCCTGGCAGGTGGCCCTGAAAAGCAGCTGGAGGCCCTCAGCTATGCCCGGCACTTCCAGCCCTTTGCTCGTCTGCATCAGCGGG AGATCCAGGTGATGATGGGCAGCCTGGTATACCTGCGGCTGGGCTTGGAGAAGTCACCCTACTGCCACCTCCTGGACAACAGCCACTGGGCGGAGATCTGTGAGACCTTTACTCGTGATGCTTGTTCTCTGCTGGGACTTTCAGTGGAGTCCCCTCTCAGTGTCAG CTTTGCTTCTGGTTGTGTGGCACTGCCCGTGCTGATGAACATCAAAGCTGTGATTGAGCAGAGGCAGTGCACTGGGGTCTGGAGTCACAAGGACGAGCTGCCG ATTGAAATTGAACTAGGCATGAAGTGCTGGTACCACTCAGTGTTCGCTTGCCCCATCCTCCGCCAGCAGACTTCAGATTCCAACCCTCCCATCAAGCTCATCTGCGGCCACGTCATTTCTCGAGATGCACTCAACAAGCTGATTAATGGGGGGAA GCTGAAGTGTCCCTACTGCCCCATGGAGCAGAACCCAGCTGATGGGAAACGCATCATATTCTGA